A DNA window from Meiothermus cerbereus DSM 11376 contains the following coding sequences:
- a CDS encoding alpha-amylase family protein translates to MNERVFFAGMAGQMGALDAYRSADLEARVCRYLPELMAGLQAVYPEAPAVAARVAEVIGRSLAERPQDLQALDLKRIHTPDWFQEPQMHGYIAYTDRFAGTLKGVGQHIGYLKELGIRYLHLMPLLLPREGENDGGYAVADYRQVRPDLGTMDDLEALCAQLRREGISLCLDLVLNHVAREHPWALAARQGDPKYRGYFYIYPDRTLPDAFERTLPEVFPDFAPGNFTWDDEVQGWVWTTFNSWQWDVNWSNPEVFLEYLELILWLANKGVEVFRLDAIAFTWKRLGTNCQNQPEVHALTQALRAAVRIGAPAVAFKAEAIVAPENLIAYLGTGTHYGKVSDLAYHNTLMVQIWSSLASRDTRLFTQALQRFPQKPPSTAWATYLRCHDDIGWAISDIDAAAVGLSGPAHRHFLSEFYRGDFPGSFARGMHFQANPTTGDRRTSGSTASLAGLETALESGHPRQISLALERILLAHAVFIGYGEGIPLIYMGDELGLLNDYGYVHEPAHKDDNRWLHRPKMDWAKAEKRHQQGTVEHRIFHGIKELLEARARIPQMHAAFPTQALWQPNPHLLLLKREHPQGRLVQVYNFSEQDQPFPFEALRQEGIVQPFDLITQTPAPAYLEPYARLWLTQHPV, encoded by the coding sequence ATGAACGAGCGAGTTTTTTTTGCGGGCATGGCGGGTCAGATGGGGGCGCTGGACGCCTACCGATCCGCCGACCTCGAGGCCAGGGTGTGCCGCTACCTGCCCGAGCTGATGGCCGGGTTGCAGGCGGTTTACCCCGAGGCCCCCGCCGTAGCCGCGCGGGTAGCCGAGGTGATTGGGCGGAGCCTGGCCGAGCGTCCTCAGGATCTGCAGGCTTTAGACCTAAAGCGCATCCACACCCCGGACTGGTTTCAAGAGCCCCAGATGCACGGCTACATCGCCTACACCGACCGGTTTGCCGGCACCCTGAAGGGGGTGGGGCAGCACATCGGCTACCTGAAGGAGCTGGGTATCCGCTACCTGCACCTGATGCCCCTGCTGCTCCCCCGCGAGGGGGAGAACGACGGTGGCTACGCGGTGGCCGACTACCGCCAGGTGCGCCCCGACTTAGGAACCATGGACGACCTCGAGGCCCTCTGCGCCCAGCTTCGTCGGGAGGGCATCAGCCTCTGTCTGGATCTGGTGCTCAACCACGTGGCCCGCGAGCACCCCTGGGCCCTGGCCGCCCGGCAGGGCGACCCCAAGTACCGCGGCTACTTCTACATCTACCCCGACCGCACCCTGCCCGATGCTTTCGAGCGCACCCTGCCGGAAGTCTTCCCCGACTTTGCCCCCGGCAACTTCACCTGGGACGACGAGGTACAAGGCTGGGTCTGGACGACCTTTAATAGCTGGCAGTGGGACGTAAACTGGAGCAACCCCGAGGTGTTCTTGGAGTACCTCGAGCTGATTTTGTGGCTCGCCAACAAAGGGGTGGAGGTCTTCCGGCTCGATGCCATCGCCTTCACCTGGAAACGCCTGGGTACCAACTGCCAGAACCAGCCCGAGGTGCACGCCCTGACACAGGCCCTGCGGGCTGCGGTACGCATCGGCGCGCCGGCAGTAGCCTTCAAGGCCGAGGCCATCGTGGCCCCCGAAAACCTGATCGCCTACCTGGGCACAGGGACACACTACGGCAAGGTAAGCGACCTGGCCTACCACAACACCCTGATGGTGCAGATCTGGAGCAGCCTGGCCAGCCGCGACACCCGGCTTTTCACCCAGGCCCTGCAGCGCTTCCCACAAAAGCCCCCCAGCACCGCCTGGGCCACCTACCTGCGCTGCCACGACGACATCGGCTGGGCCATCTCCGACATCGACGCGGCGGCGGTAGGCCTGAGCGGCCCGGCCCATCGGCATTTCTTATCTGAGTTTTACAGGGGCGACTTTCCAGGCTCGTTTGCCCGGGGGATGCATTTCCAGGCAAACCCCACCACCGGCGACCGGCGCACCTCCGGTTCGACGGCCAGCCTGGCCGGCCTGGAAACCGCGCTCGAGTCGGGCCATCCGCGCCAGATCAGCCTGGCCCTCGAGCGCATCCTGCTGGCCCACGCAGTCTTCATCGGCTATGGCGAGGGCATCCCGCTCATTTACATGGGCGACGAATTGGGCCTGCTCAACGACTACGGCTATGTCCACGAACCCGCCCACAAAGACGACAACCGCTGGCTGCACCGGCCCAAGATGGACTGGGCTAAGGCCGAAAAACGCCACCAGCAAGGCACCGTGGAACACCGGATTTTCCACGGCATCAAAGAGCTGCTCGAGGCTCGAGCCCGCATCCCCCAGATGCACGCAGCCTTCCCCACCCAGGCCCTCTGGCAGCCCAACCCCCACCTGCTCCTGCTCAAGCGCGAACACCCCCAGGGCCGGCTGGTGCAGGTCTACAACTTCAGCGAGCAAGACCAGCCCTTCCCTTTCGAAGCCCTGCGCCAGGAGGGCATTGTGCAGCCCTTCGACCTCATCACCCAGACCCCTGCCCCGGCCTACCTGGAACCTTATGCCCGGCTGTGGCTAACCCAGCACCCGGTATAA
- a CDS encoding alpha-amylase family glycosyl hydrolase: MEWWKTATIYQIYPRSFQDSNGDGIGDLPGIKKRLTYIRDLGFDCIWLSPFYKSPMKDFGYDVADYCDVDPIFGTLRDFDELLAEAHRLGLKVIIDFVPNHTSDQHPWFLESRKSRDNPKRDWYVWRDPAPDGGPPNNWQAYFGGPSWTLDERTGQYYLHQFLPEQPDLNWRNPEVRQAMYEAMRFWLNKGVDGFRIDVIWLLVEDALFRDEPDNPHYKPGDIDRFRHIHIYQEDQPETREIVQEMRAVLDEYPGDRVMVGEIYLPYHQLMPYYGTAEKPGCHLPFNFHLIFRGLNNWTAENIRAIVEEYEASLPPFATPNWVLGNHDQHRLASRIGHDQARVAAMLLFTLRGSPTWYYGDEIGMVDGQIPPEKVQDPAALRQRGAAGEHGLDPGRDPERTPMQWTPYAYAGFSTREPWLPINPDYTERNVEAQDADPESMLTLVRTLLVVRKETPALLHGNYQSYKAPAGVFAYLRGSEVLVALNFTQEPKALSIPGGEILLSTHLDRYGQVEGRLGLRPHEGLIVKL; this comes from the coding sequence ATGGAATGGTGGAAAACCGCAACTATCTATCAGATTTACCCCCGCAGCTTCCAGGATTCGAATGGTGACGGGATTGGCGACCTGCCGGGCATCAAAAAGCGCCTCACGTACATCCGCGACCTGGGCTTCGACTGTATCTGGCTCTCGCCCTTTTACAAGTCGCCCATGAAGGACTTCGGCTACGACGTGGCCGACTACTGCGATGTAGACCCCATCTTTGGTACCCTGAGGGACTTTGACGAACTCCTGGCCGAAGCCCACCGGCTGGGCCTCAAGGTCATCATCGACTTTGTGCCCAACCATACCTCCGACCAGCACCCCTGGTTTCTGGAATCCAGAAAGAGCCGCGACAACCCCAAGCGCGACTGGTACGTCTGGCGCGATCCTGCACCGGATGGGGGGCCCCCCAACAACTGGCAGGCCTACTTTGGCGGGCCCTCCTGGACGCTGGACGAAAGAACCGGCCAGTACTACCTGCACCAGTTCCTGCCCGAGCAGCCCGACCTCAACTGGCGCAACCCTGAGGTACGCCAGGCCATGTACGAGGCCATGCGCTTCTGGCTGAACAAAGGGGTAGATGGCTTCCGCATCGACGTGATCTGGCTGTTGGTGGAGGATGCCCTCTTCCGTGACGAGCCCGACAACCCCCACTACAAGCCCGGCGACATCGACCGCTTCCGCCATATCCACATCTACCAGGAAGACCAGCCCGAGACGCGCGAGATCGTGCAGGAGATGCGCGCTGTGCTGGACGAGTATCCGGGCGACCGGGTGATGGTGGGGGAAATTTACCTACCCTACCATCAACTTATGCCCTATTACGGAACAGCAGAAAAACCCGGCTGCCACCTGCCCTTCAACTTCCACCTGATTTTCCGGGGCCTGAACAACTGGACGGCAGAAAACATCCGCGCCATTGTGGAGGAGTACGAGGCCAGCCTGCCGCCTTTTGCCACCCCCAACTGGGTACTGGGCAACCACGACCAGCACCGCCTGGCCAGCCGCATCGGGCACGACCAGGCCCGGGTGGCAGCCATGCTGCTTTTTACCCTGCGTGGCTCGCCCACCTGGTACTACGGCGACGAGATTGGCATGGTGGATGGGCAAATCCCCCCCGAAAAAGTGCAGGACCCCGCCGCTCTACGCCAGCGCGGGGCCGCCGGCGAGCACGGCCTCGACCCAGGCCGCGACCCCGAGCGCACCCCCATGCAGTGGACCCCCTATGCCTACGCCGGCTTCAGCACCCGCGAACCCTGGCTGCCCATAAACCCCGACTACACCGAGCGCAACGTGGAGGCCCAGGACGCCGACCCCGAATCCATGCTGACCCTGGTGCGCACCTTGCTGGTGGTGCGAAAAGAAACCCCGGCCCTCTTGCACGGAAACTACCAGAGCTACAAGGCCCCGGCGGGCGTGTTCGCCTACCTGCGCGGCAGCGAGGTACTGGTGGCCCTGAACTTCACCCAGGAGCCTAAGGCGCTCTCTATTCCCGGAGGGGAAATTTTGCTTTCGACCCACCTGGATCGGTACGGCCAGGTGGAAGGAAGGCTCGGGCTGCGGCCCCACGAAGGCCTGATCGTAAAGCTATGA
- a CDS encoding low molecular weight protein-tyrosine-phosphatase, producing MTRVLFVCMGNICRSPMAEGIFRRKLRERGLEGAFEVDSCGTGGWHEGETADPRAQAVLSKYNAHFPHVARQVRAEDLEYFDHIFVMDKENLWTLGRMFPAHKGKVRLLLDLNGGGEVPDPYYGGLEDFEAVYQMLDEALEVFLQTQAP from the coding sequence ATGACCAGGGTACTGTTTGTCTGCATGGGCAACATCTGCCGTAGCCCCATGGCCGAGGGCATCTTTCGCCGCAAGCTGCGCGAGCGGGGGCTCGAGGGGGCTTTTGAAGTGGACTCCTGCGGTACCGGCGGCTGGCATGAGGGCGAGACCGCCGACCCCCGCGCCCAGGCCGTGCTAAGCAAGTACAACGCCCATTTTCCCCATGTGGCCCGCCAGGTTCGCGCCGAAGACCTGGAGTATTTCGACCACATCTTTGTGATGGACAAAGAAAATCTCTGGACCCTGGGGCGCATGTTTCCCGCGCACAAGGGAAAAGTCCGCCTGCTTTTGGATCTAAACGGCGGGGGCGAGGTGCCCGACCCCTACTACGGGGGGCTGGAGGACTTCGAGGCGGTTTACCAGATGCTCGACGAGGCGCTCGAGGTCTTCCTGCAAACCCAGGCCCCCTGA
- a CDS encoding archease yields MTKQLGRWEHFYHQADIGVRGIGPTLDEAFEQAALALTAVVTDPARVRPKQVIEIECEAPRVSLLLVNWLNRLVYEMATRRMLFSQFEVHLSPPDLGGALSLHALTWGEPVDPARHQPAVEVKGATYCELEVRQDEQGHWVVQCVVDV; encoded by the coding sequence ATGACCAAGCAACTTGGGCGCTGGGAGCACTTTTACCACCAGGCCGATATCGGGGTGCGGGGCATCGGCCCCACCCTGGATGAAGCCTTTGAGCAGGCGGCCCTGGCCCTCACCGCCGTGGTTACCGACCCCGCCCGGGTGCGGCCTAAGCAGGTCATCGAGATTGAGTGTGAAGCCCCCCGGGTCTCGCTTTTGCTGGTGAACTGGCTCAACCGGCTGGTCTACGAGATGGCCACCCGCCGGATGCTCTTTAGCCAGTTTGAGGTGCACCTGAGCCCGCCCGACCTGGGGGGTGCGCTAAGCCTGCACGCCCTGACCTGGGGGGAGCCGGTAGACCCCGCACGTCACCAGCCCGCGGTGGAGGTCAAGGGGGCCACCTACTGCGAGCTCGAGGTTCGGCAGGACGAGCAGGGCCACTGGGTGGTGCAGTGCGTGGTGGATGTCTGA
- a CDS encoding RtcB family protein, whose product MDISRLVQKSEFEWWLEATPPMRVPGILYASEALLREMDDKVLEQIANVASLPGVVQAVYAMPDAHWGYGFPIGGVAAFREEDGVVSAGGVGFDISCGVRTLHTGLTVDQIEPIKEDLAQGLFRHVPAGVGSIGKIHLEPAELEAMLQGGAVWAVERGYGRPEDLTYIEEQGRMEGALPEQVSAQAKRRQADEMGTLGSGNHYLEVQQVTEVYDPVVAEAFGVKVGDVLVSIHSGSRGLGHQVATDFSKQMIQAAHKYGLELPDLELACAPIQSEEGQAYLGAMRAAINCALANRQILTHLAREAFAYLLPQADLRLIYDVSHNTAKLEEHLVDGKPQRLYVHRKGATRALGPGHPALPQAYRAVGQPVLIGGTMGTASYILVGTQEGVVRSLSSSCHGAGRAMSRHQALKHWHGKEVVRELGQRGIIVRSPSPRGVAEEAPGAYKDVTAVVDAAHAAGLSRKVARLEPLICIKG is encoded by the coding sequence ATGGATATATCCCGCCTGGTTCAAAAATCCGAGTTTGAGTGGTGGCTGGAGGCCACCCCCCCCATGCGGGTGCCCGGCATCCTGTATGCCAGCGAAGCCCTGTTGCGCGAGATGGACGACAAGGTGCTGGAGCAGATCGCCAACGTAGCCAGCCTGCCGGGGGTTGTGCAGGCGGTGTACGCCATGCCCGATGCCCACTGGGGTTATGGTTTTCCCATTGGGGGGGTGGCGGCTTTCCGCGAGGAGGATGGGGTGGTCTCGGCGGGTGGGGTGGGGTTCGACATCTCCTGCGGGGTGCGGACCCTCCACACCGGCCTGACGGTAGACCAGATTGAGCCGATTAAGGAAGACCTGGCCCAGGGGCTCTTCCGCCACGTGCCGGCAGGGGTGGGAAGCATCGGCAAGATTCACCTCGAGCCCGCCGAGCTCGAGGCCATGCTGCAAGGTGGGGCGGTATGGGCCGTGGAGCGTGGCTACGGAAGGCCCGAGGATTTAACGTACATCGAGGAGCAGGGCCGCATGGAAGGGGCGCTGCCCGAGCAGGTCTCCGCGCAGGCCAAACGGCGTCAGGCCGACGAGATGGGCACCCTGGGCTCCGGCAACCACTACCTCGAGGTGCAGCAGGTGACCGAGGTGTATGACCCGGTGGTAGCCGAGGCCTTTGGTGTAAAGGTGGGCGATGTGCTGGTGAGCATCCACAGCGGCTCGAGGGGCCTGGGCCACCAGGTTGCCACCGACTTCAGCAAACAGATGATTCAGGCCGCCCACAAATACGGCCTCGAGCTGCCAGACCTCGAGCTGGCCTGCGCCCCCATCCAGTCCGAAGAGGGCCAGGCCTACCTGGGGGCCATGCGGGCCGCCATCAACTGCGCCCTGGCCAACCGGCAGATCCTGACCCACCTGGCCCGCGAGGCCTTCGCCTACCTGCTGCCCCAAGCCGACCTACGTCTGATTTACGACGTCTCGCACAACACCGCCAAGCTCGAGGAACATCTGGTAGATGGCAAACCCCAGCGGCTCTACGTCCACCGCAAAGGGGCTACCCGCGCCCTCGGCCCCGGTCACCCGGCCCTACCGCAAGCCTACCGGGCCGTCGGCCAGCCGGTGCTGATTGGCGGAACCATGGGCACCGCCTCGTACATCCTGGTGGGCACCCAGGAGGGCGTGGTCCGCTCGCTAAGCTCGTCCTGCCACGGGGCCGGACGGGCCATGAGCCGCCACCAGGCCCTCAAGCACTGGCACGGCAAGGAAGTGGTGCGCGAGCTGGGCCAGCGGGGCATCATCGTGCGCAGCCCCTCCCCCCGCGGCGTGGCCGAGGAAGCCCCCGGCGCCTATAAAGACGTAACCGCAGTGGTGGACGCCGCCCACGCCGCCGGACTCTCGCGCAAGGTAGCGCGGCTCGAGCCCCTTATCTGCATTAAGGGGTAA
- a CDS encoding DUF305 domain-containing protein has product MQKFLGMLMVLLLGWSLAQTDHAGHGSMTMQAMAELQKLQGRNFDIAYMSMMIDHHKGAVEMAQAILKVSKDARIRKAAQEIIAVQNKEITQLTGWLRSWYGVAPSQRYMAMMRADMKPMMDESLMGMMPGHGSSPDRAFLEGMIPHHQDAVDMSKLCLQKAARAELKRFCQGVIAVQSREIEQYRQWLKSLP; this is encoded by the coding sequence ATGCAGAAATTTTTGGGAATGCTTATGGTGTTGCTCCTGGGGTGGAGCCTGGCCCAGACCGACCATGCCGGGCACGGCAGTATGACCATGCAGGCCATGGCCGAGCTACAAAAGCTCCAGGGGCGCAACTTCGATATCGCCTACATGTCCATGATGATTGACCACCACAAAGGCGCGGTGGAGATGGCCCAGGCCATCCTGAAAGTTTCTAAAGACGCCCGCATCCGCAAGGCGGCCCAGGAAATTATCGCAGTACAGAACAAGGAAATTACCCAGCTTACCGGCTGGCTCAGAAGCTGGTACGGCGTAGCCCCCAGCCAGCGCTACATGGCGATGATGCGGGCCGACATGAAGCCCATGATGGACGAGTCCCTGATGGGCATGATGCCAGGACACGGCAGCTCGCCCGACCGGGCTTTTTTAGAGGGCATGATTCCCCACCACCAGGATGCCGTGGATATGTCCAAGCTGTGCTTGCAAAAAGCCGCCAGGGCCGAACTCAAGCGCTTCTGCCAGGGGGTCATCGCCGTGCAGAGCCGCGAGATTGAGCAGTACCGGCAGTGGCTAAAGAGCCTGCCATAA
- a CDS encoding heavy metal translocating P-type ATPase: MSKELQIGVQGMTCAACVNRVERGLKKLEGVEAVSVNLATEHAHVVYDPQKTTSQALLEKVREAGYTPVVAEVELGVTGMTCAACVNRVERALKKLEGVLEASVNLATERAWVKYLPASTSVAQFKRAIREAGYGVLELGTGQGRADLEREARAKEVADLRRALLISAVFALPLFLVAMLPMLFPPLEAWLMATFGHGVMSSLNWVMLALATPIQFGPGLRFYRHGWQSLRSGSPDMNSLVMLGTSAAYFYSLGVVLFPGLFPPQARHAYFEAAGVVITLILLGKYLEALAKGRTSEAMRRLLSLQAKTARVVEGTLEREIPVDEVLAGDLVVVRPGEKIPVDGVVVSGQSYVDESMITGEPIPVRKTEGDRVIGGTINQNGTLTFRATAVGEGTVLAQIIRLVENAQASKPPIQNLADRVVAVFVPIVLAIAALTALVWLVFGGENALTFALVNTVAVLIIACPCAMGLATPVSIMVGTGKAAELGVLFRKGEALQTLQEARVVALDKTGTLTRGRPELTDLEVAPGFNEAEVLALVASLEQKSEHPIARAIVQVAQARGLPLSEPQGFEAFPGLGVSGQVGVVRPVNSRDSGLSQPGIVRPVNSGDSRLSQEGIVRPVNSRDSGLSQPGIVRVDVGADRYMARLGLDVSVFGSEAARLADAGKTPLYAAINGKLAAILAVADPIKEGSPEAIAALHRQGFKVAMITGDHTRAAHAIARQLGIDEVQAEVLPDGKAEAVRALQNKGQKVAFVGDGINDAPALAQADVGIAIGSGTDVAIETADVILISGDLRGVPNAIALSRATLRNIQLNLFWAFAYNVLLIPVAAGALYPFTGWLLSPMLAGAAMGLSSLFVLSNALRLRSFRPPFGPKVVAPVGELAQGLA; the protein is encoded by the coding sequence ATGAGCAAAGAGCTGCAAATCGGCGTCCAGGGCATGACCTGCGCGGCCTGTGTGAACCGGGTGGAACGCGGGCTGAAGAAGCTTGAAGGGGTGGAGGCGGTCTCGGTCAATCTGGCAACCGAGCACGCTCACGTGGTCTACGACCCCCAAAAGACCACCTCCCAGGCCCTGCTGGAGAAGGTGCGCGAGGCGGGCTACACCCCGGTGGTGGCCGAGGTCGAACTGGGCGTGACCGGCATGACCTGCGCGGCCTGTGTGAACCGGGTGGAGCGGGCCTTGAAGAAGTTGGAGGGGGTGCTGGAGGCCAGCGTCAACCTGGCTACCGAGCGGGCTTGGGTGAAGTACCTTCCGGCCAGCACCAGCGTGGCCCAGTTCAAGCGGGCCATCCGCGAGGCGGGCTACGGCGTGCTCGAGCTGGGAACGGGCCAGGGCCGGGCCGACCTCGAGCGCGAGGCCCGTGCCAAAGAAGTGGCCGATCTGCGCCGCGCACTGCTCATCTCGGCGGTATTCGCCCTGCCCCTCTTCCTGGTCGCCATGCTGCCGATGCTCTTCCCACCCCTAGAGGCCTGGCTGATGGCCACCTTTGGGCACGGCGTGATGAGCAGCCTAAACTGGGTGATGCTGGCCCTGGCTACCCCCATTCAGTTTGGCCCGGGCCTGCGCTTTTACCGCCACGGCTGGCAGAGCCTGCGCTCAGGCTCGCCCGATATGAACAGCCTGGTGATGCTGGGCACCAGCGCGGCCTACTTTTACAGCTTGGGGGTGGTGCTTTTTCCAGGCCTCTTTCCCCCGCAGGCCCGCCATGCCTATTTCGAGGCGGCGGGGGTGGTCATTACCCTGATACTCCTGGGCAAGTACCTCGAGGCCCTGGCCAAAGGCCGCACCTCCGAAGCCATGCGGCGGCTGCTCTCGCTGCAGGCCAAGACCGCGCGGGTGGTGGAGGGGACGCTCGAGCGGGAAATCCCCGTGGACGAGGTGCTGGCAGGCGATTTGGTGGTGGTTCGGCCCGGTGAAAAAATCCCGGTGGACGGGGTGGTGGTCTCGGGACAGAGCTACGTGGACGAGTCCATGATCACCGGCGAGCCCATCCCGGTACGTAAAACCGAGGGGGACAGGGTGATTGGGGGAACCATCAACCAGAACGGAACCCTCACCTTTCGGGCCACGGCGGTGGGCGAAGGCACCGTGCTGGCGCAGATTATTAGGCTGGTCGAAAACGCCCAGGCTTCCAAACCCCCCATCCAGAACCTGGCCGACCGGGTGGTGGCGGTCTTTGTGCCCATCGTGCTGGCCATCGCTGCCCTTACGGCCTTGGTGTGGCTGGTGTTTGGCGGTGAAAATGCCCTCACCTTTGCCCTGGTCAACACCGTGGCGGTGCTGATTATCGCCTGCCCCTGCGCCATGGGCCTGGCCACCCCGGTGAGCATCATGGTGGGCACCGGCAAGGCCGCCGAGCTGGGGGTGCTTTTCCGCAAGGGTGAGGCGCTGCAGACGCTGCAAGAGGCCCGGGTGGTGGCCCTCGACAAGACCGGAACCCTCACAAGGGGCAGGCCCGAACTGACCGACCTCGAGGTGGCCCCAGGCTTCAACGAGGCTGAGGTGCTCGCGCTGGTGGCCTCCCTCGAGCAGAAGTCGGAGCACCCCATCGCCCGCGCCATCGTGCAGGTGGCCCAGGCCAGAGGGCTACCGCTCAGCGAGCCGCAGGGCTTCGAGGCTTTCCCCGGCCTCGGGGTGAGCGGCCAGGTGGGCGTCGTCCGCCCGGTGAACAGCCGCGATAGCGGTCTGTCCCAACCGGGGATCGTCCGCCCGGTGAACAGCGGCGATAGCCGTCTGTCCCAAGAGGGGATCGTCCGCCCGGTGAACAGCCGCGATAGCGGTCTGTCCCAACCGGGGATCGTCCGCGTGGACGTGGGGGCTGATCGCTACATGGCGCGGTTGGGGTTGGATGTCTCGGTCTTCGGTAGCGAGGCCGCCCGCCTGGCCGATGCGGGCAAGACCCCCCTCTACGCCGCAATTAACGGAAAACTGGCGGCGATTCTGGCGGTGGCCGATCCCATCAAAGAGGGTAGCCCGGAGGCCATTGCCGCCCTGCACCGCCAGGGCTTCAAGGTGGCTATGATTACCGGCGACCATACCCGCGCCGCCCACGCCATTGCCCGCCAGCTTGGTATCGACGAGGTGCAGGCCGAGGTTCTGCCGGACGGTAAGGCCGAGGCGGTGCGGGCACTCCAGAACAAGGGCCAAAAGGTGGCCTTCGTGGGCGATGGCATCAACGATGCGCCCGCGCTGGCCCAGGCCGATGTGGGTATCGCCATTGGCAGCGGAACCGACGTGGCTATCGAGACTGCCGATGTGATCCTGATCTCGGGCGACCTGCGGGGTGTGCCGAACGCCATTGCGCTCTCGCGGGCCACCTTGCGTAACATCCAGCTCAACCTGTTCTGGGCCTTTGCCTACAACGTGCTCCTGATTCCAGTGGCGGCAGGGGCCTTGTACCCATTTACGGGCTGGCTGCTCTCGCCCATGCTGGCCGGAGCGGCCATGGGCCTCTCTTCGCTATTTGTGCTGTCCAACGCCCTGCGCCTGCGTTCTTTCAGGCCGCCGTTTGGGCCTAAGGTTGTGGCCCCGGTGGGAGAGCTGGCGCAGGGGCTTGCTTAG
- a CDS encoding metal-sensitive transcriptional regulator, translating into MTHEHTLHLDPKVRQEARNRLLSARGHLEGVLKMLEGEPYCVDVLKQIKAVQGALDKVGEMVLKSHLEHHVASAAQRGDTKQMVEELMEVLKYR; encoded by the coding sequence ATGACGCACGAACACACCCTGCACCTCGACCCCAAGGTGCGCCAGGAGGCCCGCAACCGGCTGCTTTCGGCCAGGGGGCACCTCGAGGGCGTCCTCAAGATGCTCGAGGGTGAGCCTTACTGCGTGGACGTGCTCAAGCAGATCAAGGCCGTGCAGGGGGCCCTCGACAAGGTGGGGGAGATGGTGCTCAAGAGCCACCTCGAGCACCACGTAGCCAGCGCCGCCCAGCGGGGCGACACCAAGCAGATGGTGGAAGAGCTGATGGAGGTTCTCAAGTACCGCTAA
- a CDS encoding CopZ family metallochaperone, which yields MTQLKIEGMSCNNCVRHVTEALKKVPGVEQVEVSLQEGRATVSGTAPVEKLIEAVQEEGYTARVA from the coding sequence ATGACCCAACTCAAGATTGAAGGTATGAGCTGTAACAACTGCGTGCGCCACGTGACCGAAGCCCTCAAAAAGGTACCGGGGGTCGAGCAGGTGGAGGTTTCGCTGCAAGAGGGCCGGGCTACCGTGAGCGGGACGGCGCCGGTGGAGAAGCTGATCGAGGCGGTGCAGGAAGAGGGCTATACCGCTCGGGTGGCTTGA